One segment of Streptomyces sp. YIM 121038 DNA contains the following:
- a CDS encoding LLM class flavin-dependent oxidoreductase, translating to MRTHHVTGAAEPGRAALPGGTAAPPRRSMRHGVVILPEHPWPRARDLWRRAEELGFDHAWTFDHLMWRRLRESTWYSGLTTLTAAAAVTTRLRLGTLVASPNLRHPVSFAKELMTLDDISEGRLICGVGAGAQGFDAEVFGAAPLSPAERAARFEEFVELTDLLLREAETSYSGRYFQAREAHMHPGCVQRPRVPFALAAGGPRGMRLAARHAQSWITVGVPGRFQEGRFDRMAGLLEDQLARIDEACAAEGREPSTLARIVVAGEQLGGVLESAQSFTEAREMFSGMGFTDMVVFWPRADFPFAGRPEVLDAIAPLLHEGADTASRHTDPTARPA from the coding sequence GTGCGCACGCACCACGTGACCGGCGCCGCGGAACCCGGGCGGGCCGCGCTGCCCGGCGGCACGGCCGCGCCGCCCCGGCGGTCGATGCGGCACGGCGTGGTCATCCTGCCGGAGCACCCCTGGCCCCGGGCCCGTGACCTGTGGCGCCGGGCCGAGGAGCTGGGCTTCGACCACGCCTGGACCTTCGACCACCTGATGTGGCGGCGGCTGCGCGAGTCGACGTGGTACTCGGGCCTGACGACGCTGACCGCCGCGGCCGCCGTCACGACCAGGCTGCGGCTCGGCACGCTGGTGGCCAGCCCCAACCTGCGCCACCCGGTCTCCTTCGCCAAGGAGCTCATGACGCTCGACGACATCTCCGAGGGCCGCCTCATCTGCGGGGTCGGGGCGGGCGCCCAGGGCTTCGACGCCGAGGTCTTCGGTGCCGCTCCCCTGTCCCCGGCCGAACGGGCCGCGCGCTTCGAGGAGTTCGTCGAGCTGACGGACCTGCTGCTGCGCGAGGCGGAGACCAGCTACAGCGGCCGGTACTTCCAGGCGCGGGAGGCCCATATGCATCCGGGCTGTGTCCAGCGCCCGCGGGTGCCGTTCGCCCTCGCGGCCGGCGGCCCCCGCGGGATGCGCCTCGCGGCCCGGCACGCACAGTCCTGGATCACCGTCGGGGTCCCGGGACGCTTCCAGGAGGGCCGCTTCGACCGGATGGCCGGGCTGCTCGAGGACCAGCTCGCACGGATCGACGAGGCCTGCGCCGCCGAGGGCAGGGAGCCGTCCACGCTCGCGCGGATCGTCGTCGCCGGTGAACAGCTCGGTGGCGTCCTGGAGTCGGCGCAGTCCTTCACGGAGGCCAGGGAGATGTTCTCGGGGATGGGCTTCACCGACATGGTGGTCTTCTGGCCCCGCGCGGACTTCCCCTTCGCGGGACGCCCCGAGGTCCTCGACGCCATCGCGCCGCTGCTGCACGAGGGCGCCGACACCGCGTCCCGGCATACCGACCCCACGGCGCGTCCGGCATGA
- a CDS encoding aspartyl/asparaginyl beta-hydroxylase domain-containing protein: MHSHRVSTVEIDEERLAKELEQAKEFDFAEPYDEFLCSRPARRQGQIMLWAPGGDNGDGIIKHYDDGCASGVTEYGRQLPYLVQIMEESLSMSHLRFARLAALTSNVLVPHRDYVEFDTAAATDRRPAHRLHIPLITFPDCYFSDDNVVFQMAAGEVWFLDVTKVHSAANLSDELRLHLIVDFVDTEDHDELLTLGTEPERVIPDSRVVHRPRLPDAARQALYGLADVVDPGNLREVFGLVARAGFQYDGGENFFWRTIAEIRDRVADPAMAARLAELDDYFLCARTT; encoded by the coding sequence TTGCATTCTCATCGCGTCAGCACGGTGGAGATAGACGAGGAAAGACTGGCCAAGGAGCTGGAGCAGGCGAAGGAGTTCGACTTCGCCGAGCCCTATGACGAGTTCCTGTGCAGCCGCCCGGCACGCCGACAAGGGCAGATCATGCTCTGGGCGCCCGGGGGCGACAACGGGGACGGCATCATCAAGCACTACGACGACGGCTGCGCGTCGGGTGTCACGGAGTACGGCCGACAGCTGCCGTACCTCGTACAGATCATGGAAGAGTCGTTGTCCATGAGCCATCTGCGGTTCGCCCGGCTGGCCGCGCTGACCTCGAACGTCCTGGTCCCGCACCGCGACTACGTCGAGTTCGACACGGCCGCCGCCACCGACAGGCGCCCCGCGCACCGGCTGCACATCCCGCTGATCACCTTTCCGGACTGCTACTTCAGCGACGACAACGTGGTCTTCCAGATGGCGGCCGGGGAGGTGTGGTTCCTCGACGTCACCAAGGTGCACAGCGCCGCCAACCTCTCCGACGAGCTGCGCCTGCACCTGATCGTCGACTTCGTCGACACCGAGGACCACGACGAGCTGCTCACCCTCGGCACCGAGCCCGAGCGGGTGATCCCCGACTCCCGCGTCGTCCACCGTCCACGGCTGCCGGACGCCGCACGGCAGGCCCTGTACGGCCTGGCCGACGTGGTCGACCCGGGCAACCTCCGGGAGGTGTTCGGCCTCGTCGCCAGGGCGGGCTTCCAGTACGACGGCGGCGAGAACTTCTTCTGGCGGACGATCGCCGAGATCCGCGACCGGGTCGCCGATCCCGCGATGGCCGCGCGCCTCGCGGAACTGGACGACTACTTCCTGTGCGCACGCACCACGTGA
- a CDS encoding condensation domain-containing protein — protein sequence MTTEPHHASRPTRAPEEALAGLFAECLQIPSVGPDDDFFVLGGYSLTATTLSARIRSALGVEVTTADIFRNPTVRSLRAALDSGREAARLVRPADRAMAIPASFAQERLWILDQFTGPSSLYNVAMVLRLSGPLDQAALRRALGDVLERHEALRTRVVLGEDGPVQEVLPAPREAPLHHTRVTTGTVVEAVREAAGRSFCLDTEIPFRAALFADDTRADGSAADGCDAYVLLLLIHHIAVDGWSNNRLTRDIGLAYRARIAGRDVPWEPLPVQYADYAVWQRAQYAPDRPSPTALRQTEFWRAALAGAPEPLVMATDRPRPPVPSGRGDQLPLALDPALHRDLLSTARRSGCTVFVLVHAALALLLHLRGAGEDVVIGATVAGRPDASLDGLVGLFVNTLVLRVDLSGAPTVAEAVRRTQVTDLAALEHQDLPFDRVVEVVNPPRSAAYGPLVQVLLAFQAGPVEPPELTGLRAEAEILPLKVAKFDLTWELTEAFDGDGGPAGVTGHLEYAEDLFDRETARAMVEDLGLILRVIAGEPDRPIHDLPCGRTAFAESSGDL from the coding sequence GTGACGACCGAGCCGCACCACGCATCCCGACCGACGCGCGCACCCGAGGAGGCCCTCGCCGGCCTGTTCGCCGAATGCCTCCAGATACCCTCGGTCGGTCCCGACGACGACTTCTTCGTGCTCGGCGGCTACTCGCTGACCGCGACGACCCTGTCGGCGCGCATCCGCAGCGCCCTGGGCGTCGAGGTGACCACCGCGGACATCTTCCGCAACCCGACCGTGCGGAGCCTGCGCGCCGCCCTCGACAGCGGGCGCGAGGCGGCGCGCCTCGTCCGGCCCGCCGACCGCGCCATGGCGATCCCCGCGTCCTTCGCCCAGGAACGCCTGTGGATCCTCGACCAGTTCACCGGCCCCAGCAGCCTCTACAACGTCGCGATGGTCCTCCGTCTGAGCGGCCCCCTCGACCAGGCCGCCCTGCGTAGGGCACTCGGTGACGTACTGGAGCGTCACGAGGCCTTGCGCACCCGGGTCGTCCTCGGTGAGGACGGGCCCGTGCAGGAGGTCCTTCCGGCACCGCGGGAGGCGCCGCTGCACCACACCCGCGTGACGACGGGCACGGTGGTGGAGGCCGTGCGGGAGGCCGCCGGTCGCTCCTTCTGTCTGGACACCGAGATCCCCTTCCGCGCCGCGCTGTTCGCCGACGACACCCGCGCGGACGGCTCCGCGGCTGACGGCTGCGACGCGTACGTCCTGCTCCTGCTGATCCATCACATCGCGGTCGACGGCTGGTCCAACAATCGCCTCACCAGGGACATCGGCCTCGCCTACCGGGCCCGCATCGCCGGGCGGGACGTACCCTGGGAGCCCCTGCCCGTCCAGTACGCCGACTACGCGGTGTGGCAACGCGCCCAGTACGCCCCGGACCGCCCCTCCCCCACGGCCCTCCGGCAGACGGAGTTCTGGCGCGCCGCCCTGGCAGGGGCCCCCGAGCCGCTGGTGATGGCCACCGACCGCCCCCGTCCTCCGGTGCCCAGCGGCAGAGGCGACCAGCTGCCGCTGGCCCTCGACCCGGCGCTCCACCGGGACCTGCTGAGCACGGCCCGGCGCTCGGGCTGCACCGTGTTCGTCCTCGTCCACGCCGCACTCGCCCTGCTGCTGCACCTGCGCGGCGCGGGAGAGGACGTCGTCATCGGCGCGACCGTGGCCGGGCGGCCGGACGCCTCCCTCGACGGCCTGGTGGGGTTGTTCGTGAACACCCTCGTGCTGCGGGTCGATCTGTCGGGCGCCCCCACGGTGGCCGAGGCGGTGCGCCGTACGCAGGTGACGGACCTCGCGGCCCTGGAGCACCAGGACCTCCCCTTCGACCGTGTCGTGGAGGTGGTGAACCCGCCGCGGTCGGCGGCGTACGGACCGCTGGTGCAGGTCCTCCTGGCGTTCCAGGCGGGCCCCGTCGAGCCGCCGGAGCTGACGGGCCTGCGCGCCGAGGCCGAGATCCTGCCGCTCAAGGTCGCCAAGTTCGATCTCACCTGGGAGCTGACCGAGGCCTTCGACGGCGACGGCGGACCGGCCGGTGTCACCGGGCACCTGGAGTACGCCGAGGACCTCTTCGACCGGGAGACGGCCCGCGCCATGGTCGAGGACCTGGGTCTGATCCTGCGGGTCATCGCCGGGGAACCGGACCGGCCGATCCATGATCTCCCCTGTGGTAGAACGGCGTTCGCCGAAAGCAGCGGCGACCTGTGA
- a CDS encoding MbtH family NRPS accessory protein gives MTAVDTTSEAASEPDFLVVRNVEEQYSIWPAGRDVPAGWEVIGPPRPKDACLTHIAEVWTDMRPASLRRSMEAAAGEQTS, from the coding sequence GTGACGGCAGTGGACACCACGTCTGAGGCCGCGAGCGAGCCCGACTTCCTCGTCGTACGCAACGTCGAGGAGCAGTACTCCATCTGGCCGGCGGGCAGAGACGTGCCGGCCGGCTGGGAAGTGATCGGTCCGCCACGGCCCAAGGACGCCTGCCTCACGCACATCGCCGAGGTCTGGACGGACATGCGCCCGGCCAGTCTGCGCCGGAGCATGGAGGCCGCGGCCGGGGAGCAGACCTCATGA
- a CDS encoding radical SAM protein, producing MELPTYENILPLASGYIQAFAQDDDEVAAAHTFEIVSLPVTGDRRDLLRQLADKDAYLYTFSCYIWNMKLVRWLLKELRALRPDAHYLLGGPQVMNHAATYLSDGAQNVYVCNGEGERTSLAFIRQLGARNPDMHKVPGLSFWSAGELVTTEAAPRIQNLMDIPSPFLNGVFDGHEFSFAIMETNRGCPFRCTFCYWGAATNSKVNKFEEERIKNELKWVSEHGYNALMIADANWGLSPRDIALSEYIVECSEENGYPLIVHMAAAKNRPERMAEITEIFVRGGLMVSQPISLQTVNESTLEMVDRKNIREETYIGLQRLLREKRISSYVEMIWPLPGETLTSFKDGLTRLCRSYADTIIVYPQLFLHNTPMYAQREALGIVTAEAASDVSEAEVVLGTKWVTEEDCYEGYWVNHALYTLYNMRALFVLSGYLDATGTLSYGDLFAEMARYFRSRPDSEVCRFFIQSTKDLGNYDLLNTGKTAHMVLSSHREEFDRLLADFVAEQEWWADPMARQAFEMDLLTRAYIYREPVRTPDYAFTEVTLLGRPDDKGHLVEVSAELFRLLVGREMLEADDAGAERVTLHIDHRGRQKMPYQRQRSLEHNANYCQGMVLRSREILPTLEVASTEALSSVA from the coding sequence GTGGAACTGCCCACCTACGAGAACATCCTGCCGCTCGCCTCCGGCTACATCCAGGCGTTCGCCCAGGACGACGACGAGGTCGCGGCGGCCCACACCTTCGAGATCGTGTCCCTCCCGGTCACCGGCGACCGGCGCGACCTGCTCCGGCAGCTCGCCGACAAGGACGCGTACCTCTATACGTTCAGCTGCTACATCTGGAACATGAAGCTGGTCCGCTGGCTGCTGAAGGAACTGCGTGCCCTGCGCCCCGACGCGCACTACCTGCTGGGCGGACCCCAGGTGATGAACCACGCCGCGACCTATCTGAGCGACGGCGCTCAGAACGTCTACGTGTGCAACGGAGAGGGGGAACGCACGTCCCTCGCATTCATCCGGCAACTCGGCGCGCGGAATCCGGACATGCACAAGGTGCCGGGGCTCAGTTTCTGGTCCGCGGGCGAACTCGTCACCACCGAGGCGGCGCCCAGGATCCAGAACCTGATGGACATTCCTTCGCCGTTCCTCAACGGCGTCTTCGACGGTCACGAATTCAGCTTCGCCATCATGGAGACGAACCGCGGCTGCCCGTTCCGCTGCACCTTCTGCTATTGGGGCGCCGCCACGAACTCCAAGGTCAACAAGTTCGAAGAAGAACGGATCAAGAACGAGCTCAAGTGGGTCAGCGAGCACGGCTACAACGCGCTGATGATCGCCGATGCCAACTGGGGCCTCTCACCCCGCGACATCGCCCTGAGCGAGTACATCGTCGAATGCAGCGAGGAGAACGGCTACCCACTGATCGTCCACATGGCCGCCGCCAAGAACCGGCCCGAGCGCATGGCGGAGATCACCGAGATCTTCGTACGCGGCGGACTGATGGTGAGCCAGCCCATCTCGCTGCAGACGGTCAACGAATCGACGCTGGAGATGGTGGACCGGAAGAACATCCGCGAGGAGACCTACATCGGGCTGCAGCGCCTGCTCCGGGAGAAGCGGATCAGCTCGTACGTGGAGATGATCTGGCCGCTGCCCGGCGAGACCCTCACCTCGTTCAAGGACGGGCTGACCAGGCTCTGCCGCTCGTACGCCGACACCATCATCGTCTATCCGCAGCTGTTCCTGCACAACACGCCCATGTACGCGCAGCGGGAGGCCCTCGGCATCGTGACCGCCGAGGCGGCCAGCGACGTGTCCGAGGCGGAGGTCGTCCTCGGCACGAAATGGGTGACCGAGGAGGACTGCTACGAGGGCTACTGGGTGAACCACGCGCTGTACACCCTGTACAACATGCGCGCCCTGTTCGTGCTCTCGGGATACCTCGACGCGACCGGAACCCTCTCCTACGGCGACCTGTTCGCCGAGATGGCCCGCTACTTCCGGAGCAGGCCCGACTCGGAGGTGTGCCGGTTCTTCATCCAGTCGACGAAGGACCTCGGCAACTACGACCTGCTGAACACCGGCAAGACCGCGCACATGGTGCTGAGCTCGCACCGCGAGGAGTTCGACCGGTTGCTGGCCGACTTCGTCGCCGAACAGGAGTGGTGGGCCGACCCGATGGCGCGCCAGGCCTTCGAGATGGACCTCCTCACCCGTGCCTACATCTACCGCGAACCGGTACGGACGCCGGACTACGCGTTCACCGAGGTCACCCTGCTCGGCCGGCCGGACGACAAGGGCCACCTGGTCGAGGTGTCCGCGGAGCTGTTCCGCCTGCTGGTGGGGCGCGAGATGCTCGAAGCCGACGACGCGGGGGCGGAGCGGGTCACCCTGCACATCGACCACCGGGGGCGGCAGAAGATGCCGTACCAGCGGCAGCGGAGCCTGGAGCACAACGCGAACTACTGCCAGGGCATGGTGCTGCGCTCGCGGGAGATCCTGCCCACCCTTGAGGTCGCCTCCACCGAGGCCCTCAGCTCCGTGGCGTGA
- a CDS encoding acetolactate synthase large subunit: protein MSGTPPDDGAHALTGALRAAGVSVCFTNPGTSEIHLVAALQDTPGTRTVMCLFEGVATGAADGYGRMAPVPAMTLLHQGAGLANGLANLHNAQRAGSPVVNVVGDGAITHRGLGAPLESDVAALARPMSQWVRSSAHAADLAADALAALRAACGPPSGVATLVVPSDVAWSPWSPEPPGPAAPDPAAPSGRQQHTTAPAGAPAESARALRAGPGTLLLLGGRTLTARGLAAADRIARATGARILAEPFPGRLERGLGVPCVERLSAAPETARARLADVTRLILAGASRPVTAFATPGVPGDLVPPGCTVTRLADHGQDVADVLDEVADQVAPRTRPRPHEALPGPRPSPGAELTAETVARVVGAALPEGAVLVDETNTSGAALPAATASSARHDLLTLSGFAIGQGLPLAVGAQLACPERPVICLEADGSAMYTLSALWTQARENLDVTVLVLNNRSYAILRREARRMLGPSAEPLADLFDLDRPDLDFVRLSEGMGVPACRVRTVGELTDRLKGALSEPGPHLIDVPVPAAH from the coding sequence ATGAGCGGCACACCGCCGGACGACGGCGCCCACGCCCTGACCGGTGCGCTGCGCGCGGCCGGGGTCTCCGTGTGCTTCACCAACCCCGGCACCTCGGAGATCCATCTGGTGGCGGCGCTCCAGGACACCCCGGGCACGCGCACCGTGATGTGCCTGTTCGAAGGGGTGGCGACCGGCGCGGCCGACGGCTACGGCCGCATGGCACCCGTCCCGGCCATGACCCTGCTCCACCAGGGTGCCGGGCTCGCCAACGGCCTCGCCAATCTGCACAACGCCCAGCGGGCGGGCTCCCCCGTGGTGAACGTCGTGGGCGACGGGGCGATCACCCACCGCGGCCTCGGCGCGCCCCTGGAGTCCGACGTCGCGGCCCTCGCCCGCCCCATGTCGCAGTGGGTCCGCAGCAGCGCGCACGCCGCGGACCTGGCAGCCGACGCGCTCGCCGCGCTGCGGGCGGCGTGCGGTCCGCCCTCCGGGGTGGCCACCCTGGTCGTCCCCTCGGACGTGGCCTGGTCGCCGTGGAGCCCGGAGCCACCGGGCCCCGCGGCGCCGGACCCGGCCGCCCCCAGCGGGCGGCAGCAGCACACGACGGCCCCTGCCGGCGCTCCGGCCGAAAGCGCCCGCGCGTTGCGGGCGGGCCCCGGCACCCTGCTGCTGCTCGGCGGGCGGACGCTCACCGCCCGCGGCCTCGCCGCCGCCGACCGCATCGCGCGGGCCACCGGCGCCCGGATCCTCGCCGAGCCGTTCCCCGGGCGGCTCGAACGCGGCCTGGGCGTGCCGTGCGTCGAGCGGCTCAGCGCGGCTCCCGAGACCGCGCGGGCCCGCCTCGCCGATGTCACCCGGCTGATCCTGGCGGGGGCGTCCCGGCCCGTCACCGCCTTCGCGACCCCCGGGGTGCCCGGCGACCTCGTCCCGCCCGGCTGTACGGTGACCCGTCTCGCCGATCACGGCCAGGACGTGGCCGACGTACTGGACGAGGTCGCCGACCAGGTCGCCCCGCGCACCCGGCCGCGGCCCCACGAGGCGCTGCCCGGACCCCGCCCTTCCCCCGGGGCCGAGCTGACCGCCGAGACGGTGGCGCGGGTGGTGGGCGCCGCGCTGCCCGAGGGGGCCGTCCTCGTCGACGAGACCAACACGTCCGGCGCGGCCCTTCCGGCCGCGACCGCCTCGTCCGCGCGGCACGATCTGCTCACCCTGTCCGGCTTCGCCATCGGCCAGGGCCTGCCGCTCGCCGTCGGCGCCCAACTCGCCTGTCCAGAGCGGCCGGTGATCTGTCTGGAGGCCGACGGCAGCGCGATGTACACCCTCAGCGCGCTCTGGACCCAGGCGCGCGAGAACCTCGACGTCACCGTCCTCGTGCTCAACAACCGCAGCTACGCGATCCTGCGCCGGGAGGCCCGCCGCATGCTGGGTCCTTCCGCCGAGCCGCTGGCGGACCTCTTCGACCTGGACCGGCCCGACCTGGACTTCGTCCGCCTCAGCGAGGGCATGGGCGTACCGGCGTGCCGTGTCCGGACCGTCGGCGAACTGACCGACCGGTTGAAAGGGGCGCTGTCCGAGCCCGGACCACACCTCATTGACGTGCCGGTGCCCGCGGCCCACTGA
- a CDS encoding MFS transporter produces MPSTTRRRVLDRVPPLLRQTAFRRYWTAQSISYLGDQITFVALPLAAVLALDANAAQLGVLSAAASLPNLLFSLHAGSLIDRSGRLRTTMIVADLVRALVLVTVPIAYWLDVMTLPQLYVVAFVTGTFGMLFSLCANSLLAVVVPREQLLSGNALVKGSYNFSFAAGPGIGGGLVQILSGPVAIVLDVVSFVGSALLLRSFSPEEPRPAPAGRRHLREGLRFVLRTPVLLAKFFADASLNFFYTIYFTLLVLYAVRELHLSSGLVGVVIAAGAVGAMAGAALTTRASRSLGVGGAFFLGAFLYPGALVLVPLAQGPVWLAATLLIVAEFVSGIGLMVCDISATSIQLALTPHRLRARVQGAFMLFNKGSRPLGALVGGALGSWLGLRPTLWLATLGGVVSILFILPSPLRRLKDLPAEAE; encoded by the coding sequence GTGCCGAGCACCACCCGACGCCGCGTCCTTGACCGGGTGCCACCGCTGTTACGCCAGACCGCCTTCCGCAGATACTGGACCGCCCAGTCGATCTCCTACCTGGGCGATCAGATCACCTTCGTCGCCCTGCCGCTGGCCGCGGTCCTCGCCCTGGACGCCAACGCGGCCCAGCTGGGCGTCCTCTCGGCCGCCGCGTCCCTTCCCAATCTGCTGTTCTCGCTGCACGCGGGCTCGCTCATCGACCGGTCCGGGCGGCTGCGCACCACGATGATCGTCGCCGACCTCGTCCGCGCGCTGGTCCTGGTGACCGTGCCGATCGCCTACTGGCTCGACGTGATGACGCTGCCGCAGCTGTACGTCGTCGCCTTCGTCACGGGGACGTTCGGCATGTTGTTCAGTCTGTGCGCCAACAGCCTCCTGGCCGTCGTGGTGCCGCGTGAGCAGCTGCTGTCGGGCAACGCCCTGGTCAAGGGGAGCTACAACTTCTCCTTCGCGGCGGGTCCCGGGATCGGCGGTGGGCTCGTGCAGATCCTGTCCGGTCCCGTCGCGATCGTCCTCGACGTCGTCTCCTTCGTCGGTTCGGCCCTGCTGCTGCGGTCCTTCTCGCCGGAGGAGCCCCGGCCCGCGCCCGCGGGCCGCAGACATCTGCGGGAGGGGCTGCGGTTCGTGCTGCGCACCCCGGTCCTGCTCGCGAAGTTCTTCGCGGACGCCAGCCTCAACTTCTTCTACACGATCTACTTCACGCTCCTGGTCCTGTACGCGGTGCGGGAGCTCCACCTGTCGTCCGGCCTCGTCGGTGTCGTGATCGCGGCCGGTGCCGTCGGCGCGATGGCCGGGGCGGCGCTCACGACCCGGGCGAGCCGGTCGCTGGGGGTGGGCGGGGCCTTCTTCCTCGGCGCGTTCCTCTATCCGGGGGCCCTGGTCCTGGTGCCGCTGGCCCAGGGACCGGTGTGGCTGGCGGCCACGTTGCTGATCGTGGCCGAGTTCGTCTCCGGCATCGGCCTGATGGTGTGTGACATCTCCGCGACCTCGATCCAGCTCGCGTTGACGCCGCACCGGCTCCGCGCCCGGGTGCAGGGCGCGTTCATGCTGTTCAACAAGGGGTCCCGGCCGCTGGGCGCGCTCGTGGGCGGCGCCCTGGGCAGCTGGCTGGGGCTGCGCCCGACGCTGTGGCTGGCCACGCTGGGCGGCGTCGTGAGCATCCTGTTCATCCTGCCGAGCCCGCTGCGGCGGCTGAAGGACCTGCCTGCCGAGGCGGAGTGA
- a CDS encoding VOC family protein, whose protein sequence is MSVPPPGTSRAPGAPPATAPSFNHIGVQTADLENSLNWYQDFFGCTPNWTLSTFSSLTLSRLPGITTLVELECGSVRFHLFDRQGSAAQPPDPKAAQYQHVCLQAGSSAELVAWREHWLALFRSGSYTFADQESATDVVVDADGVESFYFLDVNGLEFEFTYIPGARP, encoded by the coding sequence ATGAGCGTGCCGCCGCCCGGCACGAGCCGTGCCCCGGGAGCGCCACCGGCGACGGCGCCGTCCTTCAACCACATCGGCGTACAGACCGCGGACCTGGAGAACTCCCTCAACTGGTACCAGGACTTCTTCGGCTGCACGCCGAACTGGACGCTGTCCACGTTCTCGTCGCTCACCCTCAGCAGGCTGCCCGGGATCACCACCCTCGTGGAGCTGGAGTGCGGCTCGGTGCGCTTCCACCTCTTCGACCGGCAGGGCAGCGCCGCACAGCCGCCCGACCCCAAGGCGGCGCAGTACCAGCACGTGTGCCTCCAGGCGGGCTCCTCCGCGGAACTGGTGGCCTGGCGCGAGCACTGGCTGGCGCTGTTCCGCTCCGGCTCCTACACCTTCGCCGACCAGGAGAGCGCGACCGACGTCGTGGTGGACGCCGACGGAGTGGAGAGCTTCTACTTCCTCGACGTCAACGGTCTCGAGTTCGAGTTCACCTACATACCCGGTGCGCGCCCGTGA